The Pseudanabaena yagii GIHE-NHR1 genome segment GTAGGAAACGCCAAAGTTAAAGATCTCGCCAGTCTGGGGATCTCGCTTAGGGTGTGCTGAATAGGAGCGCTTATGATCTAGTCCTTCCAGATTTTCTAAGCCATAGGTTTCTAAAGTTTCTAAATCGAGCGCATGGGGTAAGCCACCTTCCCATAGAGCAAGGAGTTTATCAGGCAAAGCGAGAACAGAAATATTTGCCACATTCTTTGAGGTTTTCCCGAAACGCTGCCACCATGAGCCTGTAGCCGTCATTCCATAATTACCATAAATCAGCTTGTTAGCTTTTTCTTCTTCGAGATATCCTTCCGTTTGCACATAGCGATAGGTTGCACGGGCTTGACCTTCTGCAAAATGTACCGCCAGAATTGCGCCATCACCATCAAACCAATGTCCTACTTGCATTCCGCCACGTTCTAGTCGGGCAGGTCCATTACGATAGAGAGAACCTTTAAGATTGGCAGGGATTTTGCCAGAAACAATTGAGAGTTGAGTAAGGGGAAACTCGGTCGCTGGCTTAGCGATCGCCTTTGCCCAAGATGCTTGTGTTGCTTGTTTATCAATAGTTGTAGTCATAGTTTTCTCTTGTTTAATAGATTCTAAGAAGAATAGGGAGTTCCATCTTTATGGGTAAATTGCCAGCCTTGTTCAGTCGCAATAGCAACAAGATCGTCATCGGGATAATTTCCCGCGTCATTGGGAGTGCGATCGCCGATTTCTAGATAGGTTGCAATCTCGTTAGTATGGTTATAGAGACAATGCCCATTCGCCTCACCCGCAGGGAATCCCGCCGCTTGCCCTGACTTTAAAATCGATTCGCCTGCATCGGTAATCAGGGTCAATTCTCCCGATAGGACATAGATAAATTCATCTTGTTTGGTATGCCAATGGCGGAGTGCAGAACGAGATTGTGGTGCAAGGGTGGTCAAGTTCACTCCGAAGTTTTTGATTCCTGCGGCATCGCCGAGGCGTTTCTTTTCGCGCCCCGCTACTACTGGCTTAAAACAATCTGGATAGTTAGAACCTGTGCGACTAGGAACTTGGCTAGGATCGATGATAGTCATAGATTTGTGAGGAGAATTGACTGGAATTTGCTCTAGGTTGCAGCAACTTTCTGGACAGACTTGCGAACTTCGCTTTTTACTTGCTCTAGTTCTGCTTGTGTTTGTAAATATTGCTGATACCATGCAATTGTATTGCGAATGGCTTCGCGATGGGGAGTAGCAATATCACCAAAGGCTTTGACAAATTTCGAGCTATCCACGATAAATGGATTCTCAAATTGATAGAACATTTCGATGGTTTCGGCGGCTTCAGGAATGAAGACTCCACCAATCCGCAGCATCATTTTGCCCATGCCGTTCATCTTGGCGGGTAATCCTAATTCCTCAAAGAGAATATTCAGCATTGCTCTTGTGGTGATGGTGGGCGCATTGGGAACATGCCAGACTTGCCCGATCGCTTCTTCCCGTTCACCCAGAATAATCATCGCCTTGGCAAAATCACCGATGTAGGTATAGCTGTGGGGCAAATCTAAGTTACCGATCGCCTCCGCAGTCTTGCCTTGAATGGCAGGAATAAATACGCGATCGCCAAATACGGAACCAAGAACACCTTCACCATAAAAATCAGAGCTTCTTGCGATCGCTACTTGTGCTTTGCCTGCGCGATGGGCATCCATGACGGTTTCAGCAAGGGCTGCTCGCATTTTGCCTTTGTTGGTTTGCGCGGCATAGGGCATATCTTCCCGCATAGGTGCATTGACTTTGCCATAGCCATAAAGACTATCGCCATAGATTAACTTCGCACCACTAGCGATCGCCCCTGCGAGAATGCCCTGTTGCAAAGGAGGAAACTCCTGTTGCCAAATTTTGAAGTTGTACTTTGTCCCTGCACAGTGATAGATCACCGATGCGTCTTGGCAAACAGTTTCAGAGAAATGTGGATCAGCGGCATTGCCCACCATCAATTCCACTTCTTGAGGCAGCTTGACCCGATTGCTACGGTTAACCATTCGCACCCTTTTACCTTGGGCAAGCAGTTGTTTGGAGATCGCCATGCCCAATGCCCCTGTACCAAAAATAACGTGAAGTCCGTCCTGAGAAGCGTTCATGATTTTAGTCTCCTGTAAAGTGATGAGTTGTTTGGATAAAAGCTAGGCTCTATTCAAACAAGTTAATATGCACTTAGTTGAATATACGAAACAATGTATACTCAACTAAGTGCATATGTCAACCCTAATTACATAAAACCAAGAAAAAATTACTAAGTAGCTAGACCTGCGGCGCAGGTCTAGCTACTTACTCAAAATCTTCTTGATAGTTACAAAAGTATGTCTCTTGCTTAC includes the following:
- a CDS encoding NAD-dependent epimerase/dehydratase family protein, with product MNASQDGLHVIFGTGALGMAISKQLLAQGKRVRMVNRSNRVKLPQEVELMVGNAADPHFSETVCQDASVIYHCAGTKYNFKIWQQEFPPLQQGILAGAIASGAKLIYGDSLYGYGKVNAPMREDMPYAAQTNKGKMRAALAETVMDAHRAGKAQVAIARSSDFYGEGVLGSVFGDRVFIPAIQGKTAEAIGNLDLPHSYTYIGDFAKAMIILGEREEAIGQVWHVPNAPTITTRAMLNILFEELGLPAKMNGMGKMMLRIGGVFIPEAAETIEMFYQFENPFIVDSSKFVKAFGDIATPHREAIRNTIAWYQQYLQTQAELEQVKSEVRKSVQKVAAT
- a CDS encoding cupin domain-containing protein, with product MTIIDPSQVPSRTGSNYPDCFKPVVAGREKKRLGDAAGIKNFGVNLTTLAPQSRSALRHWHTKQDEFIYVLSGELTLITDAGESILKSGQAAGFPAGEANGHCLYNHTNEIATYLEIGDRTPNDAGNYPDDDLVAIATEQGWQFTHKDGTPYSS